The following are encoded together in the Desulfotomaculum sp. genome:
- a CDS encoding MFS transporter produces the protein MDKTENRESVKKYALIVSTLASFSTPFIGNAVNLAIPSIGEEFGSSAVMLSWIVSCYLLTSAALLLPFGRLGDIIGRKKVFIFGLSIFCISTLLCGTAWSTESLIVFRVLQGIGSAMSFSTNIAILTAVYPPSERGKVLGINTAAVYTGLSLGPVLGGILNRRLGWESIFYFVLLIGVTVLFLAATKLKGEWIGAKGEKYDKTGAFLYMVGMVAFIYGFSSIGTSSSAKYILALGLFIIIGFAIQELKTEQPIFNIKFFGSNIAFAFSNVAALINYSATFATTFLMSIFLQVVQGYNSETAGFILLSQPIIMAVLSPFAGSLSDRVEPRIVSSFGMGLSTLGLVFFAFLSSTTPAWLLVMNLMLLGTGFAFFSSPNTSAVMGSVPKQFYGVASSSLGTMRLIGQAVSMAIATLIIDLHIGNTQLSPALAGLLTKSVKISFSIFAITCLFGIFASLARGNISIPESGSKIY, from the coding sequence ATGGACAAAACTGAGAATCGCGAATCCGTAAAAAAGTATGCGCTGATCGTCTCTACCCTGGCTTCTTTCTCCACTCCTTTTATAGGCAATGCGGTTAACCTGGCTATACCCTCCATAGGAGAGGAATTCGGCAGCAGCGCTGTTATGCTGAGTTGGATTGTGAGCTGCTACTTGCTAACCTCAGCCGCCCTCCTGCTTCCCTTCGGCAGGCTCGGTGATATCATCGGCAGAAAGAAAGTCTTTATCTTCGGTTTGTCAATTTTCTGTATATCGACTCTCCTTTGTGGAACAGCCTGGTCAACGGAGTCACTGATTGTTTTCAGGGTTTTGCAGGGGATCGGCTCCGCCATGAGCTTCAGCACAAACATTGCTATCCTGACAGCTGTTTACCCTCCAAGTGAAAGGGGCAAGGTTCTCGGCATCAACACTGCCGCCGTTTATACCGGCCTGTCCCTTGGTCCTGTACTTGGCGGTATCTTGAACCGCCGGCTCGGTTGGGAATCAATCTTTTATTTTGTCCTTTTAATAGGAGTTACGGTGCTTTTTCTGGCCGCAACCAAGTTAAAAGGAGAATGGATTGGAGCAAAGGGCGAAAAATATGACAAAACAGGCGCTTTTCTTTACATGGTTGGGATGGTCGCCTTTATTTACGGTTTTTCTTCAATTGGCACATCTTCATCAGCCAAATATATCCTCGCCCTGGGGTTGTTCATCATCATCGGCTTTGCCATTCAAGAACTAAAAACCGAACAGCCGATTTTTAACATCAAGTTTTTCGGCAGCAATATTGCTTTTGCTTTTTCGAACGTCGCTGCTTTAATCAATTATTCCGCTACATTTGCTACAACTTTCCTTATGTCCATTTTCCTGCAGGTTGTTCAAGGATATAATTCGGAAACAGCCGGTTTTATACTGCTCTCCCAGCCGATCATTATGGCAGTGTTATCTCCTTTTGCAGGTTCCCTATCGGATCGGGTGGAGCCGCGGATTGTTTCATCTTTTGGAATGGGCCTTTCTACGCTTGGCCTTGTCTTCTTCGCCTTTTTAAGCAGCACTACCCCCGCATGGCTTTTAGTAATGAATCTGATGCTGCTGGGAACAGGTTTTGCCTTCTTTTCATCCCCCAATACAAGCGCCGTCATGGGTTCTGTACCCAAACAATTTTACGGCGTGGCCTCCTCATCACTTGGCACAATGCGGCTGATCGGCCAGGCGGTCAGTATGGCTATTGCAACCCTGATTATCGACCTGCATATAGGTAACACCCAGTTAAGCCCTGCCCTGGCCGGTTTGCTGACCAAAAGTGTGAAGATTTCGTTCTCAATCTTTGCCATAACATGCTTGTTCGGCATTTTCGCCTCTTTGGCCAGGGGTAATATCAGCATACCGGAAAGCGGGAGCAAGATTTATTAA
- a CDS encoding UDP-glucose 6-dehydrogenase, producing MARLCVVGLGYVGLVTASCFASLGHSVTCLDKDQKKIDLLSRGISTFFEPGLDELLKKGLEKGILYFTDDFKTAVSQAEIIFICVGTPPHENGMAEMSQVEEVSRSIADSIEGYTLIVEKSTVPAGTSERIKQTIKMARRNEASSFDLASNPEFLKEGSAVGDFMHPDRIVLGADNDRAREKLRALYQDFNCPILFTDISTAELIKQASNAFLAMKISFINLVADICEKVGANIKQVAYGLGYDKRIGRDFLNAGAGYGGSCFPKDVKALSAMADTLGINTTLLKEVNRINEKRICLIADKIEDTLWVCKNKNIAVLGLAFKSNTNDVRESPGIKLIKELTDRGSIVSCYDPKAMDNARSELGSAKGLVTFAEDPYAAARMTDAVVFMTEWPEFIKIDFQRLRKTMRTPVIIDARNMLDPDEAVKHGFFYNGIGYCRHGQ from the coding sequence TTGGCAAGGTTGTGTGTTGTTGGGTTGGGTTATGTCGGACTGGTCACGGCTTCGTGTTTCGCTAGTCTTGGACATAGCGTAACCTGCCTCGATAAAGACCAGAAAAAAATTGATCTTCTGTCCAGGGGAATCTCTACTTTTTTCGAGCCCGGGCTGGATGAACTCCTAAAAAAAGGACTGGAAAAAGGCATCCTTTACTTCACTGATGATTTTAAGACTGCAGTCAGCCAGGCTGAGATCATTTTTATATGTGTCGGGACACCCCCACATGAAAACGGTATGGCGGAAATGTCCCAGGTGGAAGAAGTTTCCCGCTCCATTGCCGACAGTATAGAAGGTTATACACTCATCGTTGAAAAAAGCACTGTGCCTGCAGGTACTTCGGAAAGAATCAAACAGACGATAAAAATGGCCCGCCGGAATGAAGCTTCATCCTTTGATTTAGCAAGCAATCCCGAATTCCTGAAAGAAGGCTCGGCTGTAGGCGACTTCATGCACCCGGACCGCATTGTGCTCGGCGCCGACAATGACAGGGCCAGGGAGAAACTGCGTGCATTATACCAGGATTTTAATTGTCCCATCCTGTTCACAGACATATCGACTGCGGAATTAATCAAGCAAGCCAGCAATGCCTTTCTGGCTATGAAAATTTCTTTTATAAACCTGGTTGCTGATATTTGTGAAAAAGTAGGCGCAAATATTAAACAAGTTGCGTACGGCCTGGGTTATGACAAACGTATCGGCAGGGATTTCCTCAATGCCGGCGCAGGTTATGGCGGAAGCTGTTTCCCTAAAGACGTTAAGGCCTTATCAGCCATGGCCGACACACTGGGTATCAATACTACCCTGCTTAAAGAAGTAAACCGCATTAATGAAAAAAGAATCTGTTTGATTGCTGATAAAATTGAAGATACCCTCTGGGTATGTAAGAACAAGAATATTGCAGTGCTTGGCCTGGCCTTTAAAAGCAACACCAATGATGTCAGGGAATCTCCGGGAATAAAGCTGATTAAGGAATTAACCGACAGGGGCAGCATTGTTTCCTGCTATGACCCGAAAGCAATGGATAACGCCAGGTCTGAACTTGGCAGCGCAAAAGGCCTGGTAACCTTTGCTGAAGATCCCTACGCCGCTGCAAGGATGACGGATGCTGTAGTTTTTATGACTGAATGGCCTGAATTCATTAAGATTGATTTTCAAAGATTGCGTAAAACTATGAGGACTCCGGTAATTATTGACGCCAGAAACATGCTTGATCCGGACGAAGCAGTAAAACACGGATTTTTCTACAACGGAATCGGGTATTGCAGGCACGGACAGTGA
- a CDS encoding 5-methyltetrahydropteroyltriglutamate--homocysteine S-methyltransferase, whose product MTAISANLGFPRIGVKRELKHAIEQYWTGTISEQELKRTAAGLRQKHWKLQQDHGILHIPSNDFSLYDHVLDTAVMVGAVPPRYGWQGKTVGLSTYFAMARGTNDVTAMELTKWFDTNYHYIVPEFHAGQTFCLASTKPIDEFKEALALGILTRPVILGPVSFLLLGKSVDGYFSLGQSLSRILPVYELVISRLAGAGAEWIQIDEPVLTLDLSQEVLAAFPDVYTRLHRAAASARICLATYFNSLEDTLPMVCQLPVQALHVDLVRAPEQIDQLLHFVPETMCLSLGIIDGRNIWRTDLDITLAVLERAKSILSGRNIMVAPSCSLIHCPVDLAEESNMDDETKGWLAFAVQKLGEISVLTKAFNEGRESVKEVLLESKRRVENRRQSRRIHQPAVQSRTASINYSMLRRKSAYSARRELQRTSLRLPALPTTTIGSFPQTAEVRTMRAAVRKGEITNEQYSVFLKKTIFDAIRFQEEIGLDVLVHGEAERNDMVEYFGEQLNGLMSTQNGWVQSYGTRFVKPPIIFGDIYRSSAMTVNWIKYAQSLTDKPIKGMLTGPVTILQWSFVRDDKPRQNIAFQLALALRDEVADLEAAGIKVIQIDEPALREGLPLRRKQWPAYLEWAVNAFKLVSSGVRDDTQIHTHMCYSNFNDIIDSIAALDADVISIEASRSNMELLKVFAQFQYPNEIGPGVYDIHSPRVPSVEEIVSHLHNALAVLDSGQIWVNPDCGLKTRGWPEARKSLENMVAAARLVRSAL is encoded by the coding sequence ATGACGGCGATTTCAGCAAATCTGGGCTTTCCACGTATTGGTGTCAAGCGTGAACTAAAGCACGCAATCGAACAGTACTGGACTGGAACTATTAGCGAGCAGGAGTTAAAGAGGACAGCGGCGGGATTAAGGCAGAAACACTGGAAATTGCAGCAGGATCACGGGATATTACATATTCCTTCCAATGATTTTTCGCTTTATGACCATGTGCTTGATACAGCCGTTATGGTCGGCGCAGTACCGCCAAGATATGGCTGGCAAGGTAAGACAGTCGGCCTTTCCACATATTTTGCTATGGCACGCGGAACAAATGATGTTACCGCAATGGAGTTAACCAAGTGGTTCGATACCAATTACCACTATATTGTCCCTGAATTTCATGCCGGACAAACATTTTGCCTGGCTTCCACAAAGCCAATCGACGAGTTCAAAGAAGCGCTTGCGCTTGGCATATTAACGCGCCCCGTCATACTCGGGCCTGTGTCATTCCTGCTGCTTGGAAAGAGTGTTGACGGATATTTTTCATTGGGTCAGTCTTTAAGTAGGATACTTCCTGTTTATGAATTGGTTATTTCCCGGCTTGCAGGCGCCGGAGCCGAATGGATACAGATTGATGAACCCGTTTTAACCCTTGATCTATCACAGGAAGTACTGGCTGCATTTCCTGATGTTTATACGCGGCTGCATCGTGCGGCGGCATCCGCCCGGATATGCCTGGCTACTTATTTTAACAGCCTGGAAGATACGTTGCCTATGGTTTGCCAACTGCCCGTGCAGGCTCTGCACGTTGATTTGGTAAGGGCGCCTGAGCAGATTGATCAATTATTACATTTTGTGCCGGAGACTATGTGCTTGTCCCTGGGGATTATTGACGGGCGAAATATTTGGCGGACTGATCTTGATATTACGCTTGCTGTACTTGAACGGGCCAAAAGCATTCTATCCGGCAGAAATATTATGGTTGCTCCATCATGTTCACTGATTCACTGTCCCGTTGATCTGGCAGAAGAGAGTAATATGGATGATGAGACAAAAGGGTGGCTGGCTTTTGCAGTTCAAAAACTGGGTGAAATATCTGTGTTGACAAAGGCTTTCAATGAAGGACGCGAATCGGTAAAGGAAGTATTGCTGGAGAGCAAAAGACGGGTAGAAAACCGCAGACAGTCCCGTCGAATTCATCAACCCGCCGTACAATCACGCACTGCATCTATTAACTACTCCATGCTGCGCCGAAAGAGCGCGTATTCTGCCCGGCGTGAATTGCAGCGCACGTCGTTGCGACTGCCGGCGCTACCTACTACTACCATCGGTTCTTTTCCTCAAACAGCCGAAGTCCGTACTATGCGCGCCGCTGTGAGGAAAGGTGAAATTACCAATGAACAATATAGTGTTTTTCTGAAGAAAACAATCTTTGATGCAATCCGTTTTCAGGAAGAGATTGGTTTGGATGTCCTGGTGCACGGTGAGGCTGAGCGTAACGACATGGTAGAATACTTTGGAGAGCAGTTGAATGGCCTTATGTCTACGCAAAACGGGTGGGTGCAAAGCTATGGAACACGGTTTGTCAAGCCGCCGATAATCTTCGGTGATATTTATCGTTCATCGGCAATGACAGTGAACTGGATTAAATATGCGCAATCACTTACAGATAAACCTATTAAAGGAATGCTCACTGGACCGGTTACCATACTACAATGGTCATTTGTTCGTGACGACAAACCGCGTCAAAATATCGCGTTTCAACTGGCCCTGGCGTTGCGTGATGAAGTAGCAGACCTCGAAGCGGCCGGCATCAAGGTTATACAGATAGATGAACCGGCGCTGCGTGAAGGACTGCCGTTGCGGCGTAAACAGTGGCCGGCTTATCTTGAGTGGGCGGTAAATGCCTTTAAACTGGTTTCGTCAGGTGTGCGAGACGATACACAAATTCACACGCATATGTGCTATAGTAATTTCAATGATATTATTGACTCAATTGCCGCATTAGACGCGGATGTCATATCTATAGAAGCTTCCCGGTCCAACATGGAACTGCTGAAAGTATTTGCTCAATTTCAATACCCTAACGAGATCGGTCCGGGTGTTTATGATATTCATAGCCCCCGTGTGCCTTCGGTTGAAGAGATCGTCAGCCATCTTCACAACGCATTGGCAGTTCTGGACAGCGGGCAAATATGGGTAAATCCGGATTGTGGGCTAAAAACACGCGGCTGGCCTGAAGCAAGAAAATCCTTGGAAAATATGGTTGCCGCCGCGCGCTTGGTGCGTTCAGCCCTGTAA
- a CDS encoding peptidase S1: MPNFKRNLFFIALAAFIAGVMFMGGCLFANDLPLSALSKGSLAANSADASGAGIIDSETVADIVSSAGPAVVKIDTYTTRSVYVDPFFNDPFFRQFFGSPYGQSQTKEEHGLGSGFIISSNGNILTNDHVINGADRITVTIQGYKNPLQATVVSEDYNLDLAVLKVQAKNLPALKLGDSNKTRVGNWVIAIGNPYGLDHTVTVGVISAKGRPITVGNRNYKNLLQTDASINPGNSGGPLFNLSGEVIGINTAVAQAEGIGFAIPSKTASDVILDLISKG; the protein is encoded by the coding sequence ATGCCAAATTTTAAAAGAAACCTCTTTTTTATTGCCTTAGCCGCTTTTATTGCGGGAGTCATGTTTATGGGCGGGTGTCTTTTTGCCAACGATCTCCCCCTGTCCGCTCTAAGCAAAGGATCACTGGCTGCTAATTCAGCAGACGCCTCCGGAGCCGGTATCATTGATTCTGAGACAGTCGCTGATATAGTCAGCAGCGCCGGCCCTGCGGTAGTAAAAATCGATACATATACTACCCGCAGTGTTTATGTGGATCCCTTTTTTAATGATCCTTTCTTCAGACAGTTCTTCGGCAGTCCCTATGGTCAGTCGCAGACCAAGGAGGAACACGGTCTTGGTTCCGGTTTTATTATTTCCAGCAATGGTAATATTTTGACCAACGACCATGTCATCAACGGAGCCGACAGGATTACAGTCACCATCCAGGGATATAAAAACCCCCTCCAGGCAACTGTGGTCAGCGAAGATTATAATTTGGACCTTGCTGTCTTAAAGGTACAGGCAAAAAATCTGCCGGCGTTGAAACTGGGTGATTCAAATAAGACCAGGGTTGGAAACTGGGTCATCGCAATCGGAAATCCCTACGGCCTTGATCATACTGTAACAGTTGGTGTGATTAGCGCCAAAGGGCGTCCGATAACCGTAGGAAACCGCAATTACAAGAATCTGCTGCAAACTGACGCATCAATTAACCCGGGAAACAGCGGAGGCCCACTGTTTAACCTGTCCGGCGAAGTAATCGGAATCAATACCGCTGTAGCCCAGGCAGAGGGAATTGGTTTTGCTATTCCTTCAAAAACAGCCAGTGATGTTATTCTAGACTTAATAAGCAAAGGGTAA
- a CDS encoding dUTP diphosphatase, translated as MSCNSSKINVIPLQHCVALPKYAHGDGGDAAADAFAAVIEPVDILPGETCIIPLGFKIQAPDGFMLAVLARSGLAAEGILVPNSPGVIDCNYRGEVCALLYNSRRDKVFTVSRGDRICQVALIPVFNIKWNMVNKLPETSRGAGGFGSTGAG; from the coding sequence ATGAGCTGCAATTCTAGTAAAATTAACGTAATCCCTTTGCAGCATTGTGTTGCGCTTCCAAAATACGCACACGGAGACGGTGGTGATGCAGCTGCGGATGCATTTGCCGCTGTTATAGAACCGGTTGATATTCTTCCGGGGGAAACCTGCATCATACCGCTTGGCTTTAAAATTCAGGCGCCGGATGGCTTTATGCTTGCCGTACTGGCAAGATCGGGGCTTGCGGCAGAAGGGATCCTGGTCCCCAATTCGCCGGGAGTTATAGACTGCAACTACCGCGGAGAGGTATGCGCTTTATTATATAACAGCCGGAGAGATAAAGTTTTCACGGTCAGTCGCGGGGACCGTATTTGTCAGGTTGCTCTTATTCCTGTGTTTAACATCAAATGGAATATGGTAAACAAACTGCCGGAAACATCGCGTGGAGCAGGGGGATTTGGTTCTACAGGGGCCGGATAG
- the thiE gene encoding thiamine phosphate synthase: MKLAKNSMLLYAVTDRTWLGKRKLIEQVDDCLKGGATFIQLREKELDYKAFLAEAKEIKTLCHRYNVPFVINDNVDIAAACDADGVHVGQSDMKINEVRARLGGNKIIGISAVTVEQAIIAEQNGADYLGVGAVFSTSTKLDADTVSHITLNAICNAVSIPVVAIGGITSHNILELKGTNIDGVAVISAIFARPDIKAATEELLMLSKEVVPV, encoded by the coding sequence ATGAAGCTCGCTAAAAATTCAATGCTTTTATACGCCGTAACCGACCGTACATGGCTTGGCAAGCGAAAGCTTATTGAGCAGGTAGATGATTGTCTGAAAGGCGGAGCAACCTTTATTCAGCTTCGTGAAAAGGAACTTGATTATAAAGCCTTTTTAGCAGAGGCAAAAGAAATAAAGACTTTGTGCCATAGGTACAATGTTCCGTTTGTTATCAACGATAATGTAGATATTGCCGCTGCCTGTGATGCTGACGGCGTTCATGTCGGTCAGAGCGATATGAAAATAAATGAAGTCAGAGCGAGACTTGGCGGTAATAAAATAATTGGTATCTCTGCTGTAACAGTAGAACAGGCAATTATCGCCGAACAAAACGGAGCCGATTATCTTGGTGTCGGCGCTGTCTTTTCCACTTCAACAAAGCTTGATGCGGATACTGTATCTCACATAACCCTGAATGCAATCTGTAACGCAGTATCCATTCCTGTAGTTGCAATTGGCGGTATAACTTCACACAATATACTTGAACTGAAAGGCACGAACATTGATGGTGTGGCCGTTATTTCGGCGATATTCGCACGGCCTGATATAAAGGCGGCAACTGAAGAATTATTAATGTTATCAAAGGAAGTAGTGCCGGTATGA
- a CDS encoding pyridine nucleotide-disulfide oxidoreductase, whose translation MGLRIVIIGGVATGPKAAARARRLDKDAQITIIEQGGFLSYAGRGIPNYNSGLVSEYTKLISTSLGVLRDAAFFKAIKNVKVLTGTHADSIDRSAKTVHTTNLSTCAVEVIPYDKLVIATGSRPALPPIPGLDLKNVHTLKNIEDAQAVKAFLESGKTKKLAIIGGGMIGIQLAEAYSTTRRDNIEITIFEVKDNILPGLLDTDMAFLVEKRLRAGGVNLFLSEKVLRLEGDEGFVKKVVTQNGTFEADLIVVSAGVRPNVELAEKAGLALGPNGAILVNDRLQTSDPDIYAGGDCAESINIVSAQHVYAPMWSMANRQGRVIGNNVTGREDRFLGTAATSILKMFDYTVARTGLTEKEAVKLGFEPVSIIVAESDRELYIKQSNYIIIKLLACRRTRKVLGAQIVGPGDANKRIDVLACAITLGATVDQLASLDLAYAPTFSTAIDPLAHAANSLRNKMAGLANSISPLEVKEKIDRNDNLIFLDVRSPREFQDVGLPYMIFLDVRSSKEFQDVGLPYMKTFLIPLDQLRERTGELSREKEIIIFCKNGLRSYEAQLILQEHGFQNAKFMEGGLSAWPFELEHSHQELNGKKHNS comes from the coding sequence ATGGGTTTGAGGATTGTTATTATCGGCGGTGTGGCGACAGGGCCGAAAGCGGCGGCAAGAGCCCGGCGCCTGGATAAAGACGCTCAAATAACTATTATTGAACAAGGGGGCTTCCTTTCCTACGCCGGACGCGGCATTCCTAATTACAACAGCGGTCTGGTCAGTGAGTATACCAAACTTATATCTACGTCTCTCGGTGTCCTCAGAGACGCTGCTTTTTTCAAGGCAATAAAGAACGTCAAAGTTCTTACTGGAACGCACGCTGATTCAATAGATCGCTCTGCCAAAACTGTGCACACAACCAACCTGTCAACCTGCGCAGTAGAAGTTATCCCTTACGACAAGCTGGTTATTGCAACAGGCAGCAGGCCAGCGCTCCCGCCTATCCCTGGCCTTGATTTAAAAAATGTGCATACCTTAAAGAATATTGAAGACGCTCAGGCTGTAAAAGCGTTTCTTGAAAGCGGAAAGACAAAAAAACTGGCCATTATAGGCGGCGGAATGATCGGCATTCAACTGGCTGAGGCTTATAGCACAACAAGAAGAGATAATATAGAGATTACTATTTTTGAAGTAAAGGATAATATTCTTCCCGGGCTTCTCGACACGGATATGGCTTTTTTGGTAGAAAAACGGCTTCGTGCCGGCGGTGTGAATTTATTTCTCTCCGAAAAAGTGCTGCGGCTGGAGGGAGATGAAGGATTTGTCAAAAAAGTGGTTACACAAAACGGAACCTTTGAAGCCGATCTTATTGTGGTTTCTGCTGGTGTGCGTCCCAATGTCGAACTGGCTGAAAAAGCTGGGCTGGCCTTGGGTCCCAACGGCGCCATTCTGGTAAATGACCGTCTGCAGACAAGCGACCCTGACATATACGCCGGCGGAGACTGCGCAGAAAGCATTAATATTGTTTCCGCTCAGCATGTTTACGCGCCAATGTGGTCTATGGCTAACAGGCAGGGCCGGGTAATCGGTAACAATGTAACCGGCAGAGAAGACAGATTTCTCGGAACTGCGGCAACGTCCATTCTGAAGATGTTTGATTACACTGTTGCGAGAACAGGGCTTACAGAAAAAGAGGCTGTCAAACTGGGCTTTGAGCCGGTCTCCATAATTGTTGCGGAATCTGACCGGGAACTTTATATTAAACAGAGCAATTATATAATTATCAAACTATTGGCCTGCCGGAGGACAAGAAAGGTTCTGGGAGCACAGATTGTCGGACCGGGTGATGCCAATAAAAGGATCGATGTTCTGGCCTGCGCAATTACCCTGGGGGCGACTGTGGATCAGTTAGCTTCATTAGACCTTGCTTACGCGCCTACATTTTCCACCGCCATTGATCCGCTTGCGCACGCCGCAAACTCCCTGCGCAACAAGATGGCGGGGCTGGCTAATTCCATTAGTCCGTTGGAAGTTAAAGAAAAGATCGATCGCAATGACAACTTAATATTTCTTGACGTACGCTCCCCCAGGGAGTTTCAGGATGTTGGCCTGCCATACATGATTTTCCTTGACGTACGCTCCTCCAAGGAGTTTCAGGATGTTGGCCTGCCATACATGAAAACTTTTTTAATTCCGCTCGACCAGCTTCGCGAGCGCACCGGCGAACTTTCCCGGGAGAAAGAGATAATAATATTCTGTAAAAACGGCTTACGCTCATACGAAGCTCAGCTAATTCTTCAAGAGCATGGGTTTCAAAACGCAAAATTTATGGAAGGGGGCCTGTCTGCCTGGCCTTTTGAGTTAGAGCACTCTCATCAGGAATTAAACGGGAAAAAACATAATTCCTAG
- a CDS encoding nitronate monooxygenase: MVSLREIGLKIGDLSAGLPIIQGGMGIGVSLSGLASAVAEQGGIGVISVAGIGLPEPDSKTNYLGANIRAIRKEIRKARELTKGILGVNIMVALSNFSDMVKTAVEEGIDIIFSGAGLPLNLPLFLQKSTATKLVPIVSSARAASLIAKRWLEKYQHVPDAIVVEGPMAGGHLGFKSEQIDDPAFKLEKLVSEVIGVAKMIEEKTSKPVPVIAAGGIYTGEDIYRFLQLGASGVQMATRFVTTEECDASLEFKNTYINCRKEDIGIIKSPVGMPGRAIINEFIEDVNAGGKKPYKCPYHCIITCNHESSPYCIALALMNAKKGKMKHGFAFAGTNAYKAEKIVSVKDLFDSLVEEYDSVADV, translated from the coding sequence ATGGTTTCGTTGAGAGAGATCGGCTTAAAAATAGGTGACTTATCCGCCGGATTACCAATTATTCAAGGCGGTATGGGTATTGGTGTTTCTCTAAGCGGGCTGGCGTCAGCAGTAGCCGAACAAGGCGGTATAGGAGTTATATCTGTTGCGGGTATTGGTCTACCTGAACCGGATTCTAAAACAAATTATCTTGGGGCCAACATCAGAGCGATTAGAAAAGAGATCAGAAAAGCACGTGAACTTACCAAGGGAATTCTGGGAGTAAACATCATGGTAGCTTTATCAAATTTCAGTGACATGGTTAAGACGGCAGTAGAGGAAGGTATTGATATTATTTTTTCCGGCGCCGGTCTTCCGCTGAATCTCCCTTTATTCTTACAAAAGTCAACTGCTACAAAGCTTGTTCCTATTGTTTCTTCCGCAAGAGCAGCGAGCCTGATCGCTAAAAGGTGGTTAGAAAAATATCAACATGTCCCGGATGCCATTGTGGTAGAAGGGCCGATGGCAGGCGGCCACCTGGGATTTAAAAGCGAGCAGATTGATGATCCTGCTTTTAAATTGGAGAAGCTTGTTTCTGAAGTTATTGGTGTAGCAAAAATGATTGAAGAAAAGACGTCAAAACCTGTCCCTGTAATTGCGGCAGGCGGCATATATACAGGGGAAGATATATATAGATTCCTTCAGCTCGGAGCTTCGGGCGTACAGATGGCGACACGGTTTGTAACAACGGAAGAATGTGACGCTTCTTTAGAATTTAAAAACACCTATATCAATTGCAGAAAAGAAGATATCGGAATTATAAAAAGCCCTGTCGGAATGCCCGGGAGAGCTATAATCAATGAGTTCATCGAAGATGTCAATGCAGGCGGCAAGAAACCTTATAAGTGTCCATATCATTGTATTATCACCTGCAATCATGAGTCCAGCCCTTATTGTATAGCCCTTGCTTTGATGAATGCTAAAAAAGGAAAAATGAAACACGGATTTGCTTTTGCCGGCACAAATGCTTATAAAGCGGAGAAAATTGTTTCTGTTAAGGATCTGTTTGATTCTCTAGTTGAAGAGTATGACAGTGTTGCTGATGTTTAG
- a CDS encoding peptidase S58 family protein translates to MSNQKGQGLKAAIKGGLTDVPGILVGNAEDKSGRTGCTVILCPAGAVPGVDVRGGNPGTQLTDAIRPGAKENPVRAVFLTGYSNFGLPAAGGMMRCLVEHVIAEAPVVPASVIYDLDFARGLNPPDAALAYIACQAASTGPVTEGNVGAGAGATVGKFYGSPMKGGLGTASLCIPGGPVVAALAVVNPLGDVLDQGHIVVELAGFGCH, encoded by the coding sequence TTGAGTAATCAAAAGGGCCAGGGATTGAAAGCAGCCATTAAGGGAGGGCTTACTGATGTTCCCGGCATTCTGGTGGGAAACGCTGAGGATAAAAGCGGCCGTACAGGATGCACAGTGATTCTTTGTCCGGCCGGAGCGGTCCCAGGTGTAGACGTAAGGGGAGGCAATCCTGGTACGCAGCTAACTGATGCAATACGCCCCGGCGCCAAGGAAAATCCTGTACGGGCCGTCTTCCTTACAGGTTACAGTAACTTTGGGCTGCCAGCGGCGGGCGGAATGATGCGCTGTCTTGTCGAGCATGTAATCGCCGAGGCGCCTGTAGTGCCTGCATCAGTCATTTACGATCTCGACTTCGCCAGGGGTTTAAATCCGCCTGATGCGGCCCTGGCATACATCGCCTGCCAGGCTGCAAGTACGGGTCCCGTGACTGAAGGGAATGTGGGCGCCGGAGCAGGGGCGACAGTGGGAAAATTTTACGGGAGTCCGATGAAAGGCGGATTGGGTACAGCTTCCCTTTGCATTCCTGGAGGCCCCGTGGTGGCAGCCCTGGCAGTAGTCAATCCCCTCGGAGACGTATTGGACCAGGGTCATATCGTTGTGGAATTAGCAGGCTTTGGATGTCATTAG